The DNA region AAGGCGAAACGTGCGCTGGGGTTCTCGGTCCAGACCGTCTGGACGACGTCGGCGCCCGCGGCGTCCCACTGCATCCGGGACTGCTCGTCGGCGGTGAAGCCGAGAACGTAGTACACGACGGTGCGGGCGGCCAGTTCGGCCTTGGCCGCGGCCACGCCCGCCTCGGCGGCCGCTGCGCTCAGCCGGGCCAGGACGTCGCCCATCACCGCGGACTGGCCTGCGGCGAAGCTGGCCGACACGAGTTCGGCGCCGTCGGTGTGTGACAGCAGGGCATCGCGCAACTGCCCGCAGACACCGGTGATGCGGGCCCGCCAGTCACCGGGTTGGTCGGTGATCGGCTGCAGGATCCGATCGGCCACCGCGCCGAGAAGCTCCTGTTTGTTGGCGAAATGCCAGTACAGCGCGCCGGGGGAGACGGCGAGCTCGCGGGCCAGTCGCCGCATCGACAGGTCGGCGATACCGAAGTTGTCCAGGAGCGCTGTCGCCGCCTCGACCACGTCGCGTTTGTGGAGCTGCACGCCAGTACCCTAACCTGAACGGTGTTCAAGACGCGGCGATGAGCGCTTGCGCGACGAGCAGACGAACAGGAGACAGACGAGTGAGCGACATCCTGGCGGTGGCCCGACAGCAGGTGCTGGAACGAGGTGAGGGCCTCGACCAGGACCAGACCCTGCAGGTGCTGCAACTGCCGGACGAGCGTCTCGACGATCTGTTGGCGCTGGCGCACGAGGTCCGGATGGCGTGGTGCGGACCGGACGTCGAGGTCGAGGGCATCATCAGCCTCAAGACCGGCGGTTGCCCGGAGGATTGCCACTTCTGTTCTCAGTCAGGGCTTTTCGCCTCTCCGGTGCGCAGCGCCTGGCTCGACATCCCGAGCCTGGTGGAAGCCGCCAAGCAGACCGCCAAGACCGGGGCGACGGAATTCTGCATCGTCGCGGCGGTGCGCGGGCCGGATGAACGCCTGCTGGCGCAGGTCGCCGCAGGCATCGAGGCGATCCGCAACGAGGTCGACATCCAGATCGCCTGCTCGCTGGGCATGCTCGATCAGCAGCAGGTCGATCAGCTCGCGGCGATGGGCGTGCACCGCTACAACCACAATCTCGAGACCGCCCGCTCGTACTTCACCAACGTTGTCACCACTCATTCCTGGGAAGAGCGTTGGGGCACACTGGAAATGGTGCGCGAGGCGGGCATGGAGGTGTGCTGCGGCGGCATCCTGGGCATGGGGGAGTCGCTGGAGCAGCGGGCGGAGTTCGCGGCCAACCTCGCCGAACTCGACCCGCATGAGGTCCCGCTGAACTTCCTCAACCCGCGCCCGGGGACCCCGTTCGGGGACCTGGAGGTGCTGCCGGCGTCCGAAGCGCTCAAGGCGGTGGCGGCGTTCCGCTTGGCGCTGCCGCGCACGATGCTCCGTTTCGCCGGTGGCCGGGAGATCACGCTGGGTGACCTGGGTGCCAAGAAGGGGATCCTGGGCGGTATCAACGCCGTCATCGTCGGCAATTACCTGACCACTCTCGGCCGACCGGCCGAGGCGGACCTGGAATTGCTCGACGACCTGCAGATGCCGATCAAGGCGCTGAACGCCAGCTTGTGATGGTTCACGAACTGCCCGCGGCAGTCGGTGCCGGTGTCTACAACGTCTACACCGGTGGGCCGGCGGGCAGCACGTCGCCGACGGCCGCCCAACTCGGTCTCGAGCCGCCCCGATTCTGCGCCGAATGCGGTCGTCGGATGATCGTTCAGGTCCGTCCGGATGGGTGGTGGGCAAAATGTTCGCGCCACGGTCTGGTCGATTCGAAGGACCTGGAGCTGTACCGGTGAACGAGCCGACGGTGTCGCGGCGGCGCGCGGCGTTGATCGTCGTCGCGGGACTGACCCTGGTGGGTGCGCTCGTCGGAGCCCTGTGGGCGTGGCTGGCGCCGCCGATCCGCGGGGTGGTCGCGTTGACGCGGGCCGGAGACCGGATCACCGCCTCACTGGGCAACGAGTCAGACCATTGGTTCGCGGCCGCGTTCCTGGTCATCGGCATGCTCGGTGTCGTGGCTGTGGTCGCGGCAGTTCTGGTGTGGCAGTGGCGCGCTCACCGCGGACCGGTGATGGTCGCGGCACTGGCCGTCGGCGGGGTGGCCGCAGCCGCGGTCGCGGCCGGAGTGGGTGCTCTCGCCGTCCGGCTTCGGTACGGGACCATCGACGTGGCCGCGGCACCGGTGACGGAGGAGAACCGGGTGCACTACGTCGTCGAAGCGCCCGCCGTGTTCTTCGGCCACTCGCCGCTGCAGATCGCTGCGACACTGTTGTTCCCCGCCGGGGTCGCGGCGTTGGTCTACCTGTTGGCCGCGACGGCGACTCCGCGCGACGATCTCGGCGCCTGGCCGCCGGTCGAGTACCCGGTGCTGACTACTGATCGAACTGCGACAGTGGCTGACGTTCCACCCGTCGCCCCGTCATCACCTTCACCGTGATCACGCCGAGGGTGAGCATTCCCCGGTAGGTCGACGGATTGAGCAGTGTCGGCCATTTTGTCCGCGCGATGTGCGCCCGCAGCGGCCGCCCGGCGAATCGGTCCCGGAGCCAGCGCAGTGTCATCGGCGCCGACATCGGATGCAGCAGCAGGTGCTCGCTGAGCATGTCGCGGTGATAGGTGACGCTCGCGCCGCCGCGGGTGTAGGTCTCGGTCAGCTCGTCGATGTCGTCGACGGAGATGATCCGGTCGTGCACCGCCTGCACGATCAACACCGGAGGCTTGGGCGCACAGGTTCCGAGCTTGATGCTGTCGAAGACGTGCTGAACCTCCGGGGTCAGCAGGATCTCCTCGAGCGGCCGGTCGATCAGATCGGCCATGTCCTTACCGGCGAGCCGCAGCATGGCGTGAGCGGTCGTCATCTTCTCGATGCGGGCGAGCGTCGCCTTGCCCTCGTCGGTGGCGTGTTCGGAGATGATGCGATCGAGTTCGGGATAGATGTGGGTCAGCGCGGCGACGACCATGGCGGGCAGCGCCGAGTAGATGCTGCCGTTGAGGCGTTTGAACGTGTGGCCGAGGTCGCCGACCGGAGACCCGAGCACCGCACCGACGACGTTGAGTTCCGGGGCGTAGGTGCCCTGCACCTCCGCTGCCCACGCCGAGGCCAGCCCGCCCCCTGAGTAACCCCACAGCCCGATCGGCGATTCGGGCGTCAGGCCCAGCGCGTTGTGATTGATCGCGGCGCGCACCCCGTCCAGCACGTGATAACCGGGTTCGTACGGGGCGCCCCACATGCCGGTCGGGCCTTCGTGGTCCGGAACCGACACGGCCCAGCCTTCGGCAAGCGCCGCCACGATCAGCAGGAACTCGAACTGCGCCACCGCGCCGAGGGCCTTGGCGCCCCGCCGCAGCGCGTAGGACGGGAAGCACCGCCCGGCCACCGCATCGATGGCGCACTGATAGGAGACGACGGGTGTCGGCCCAGAGGACGCCTTCTCGGTGGGGACCACGACGGTGGTGACGGTGGCGTGCGGCTCTCCGTTGAGATCGGTGGTGCGATAGAGCAGCTGGGTGGCGTGGAACTTCTGCGGGATGAAGCCCAGGAACGCAAGCTCGACATCACGGGATCGCAGAACGGTTCCCGGGAGGGCGTGCTCGAACCCGGACGGCGGTTGATAGAAGGAGTCGTGGGCGGGAACCACCGGGCGCGCTCTGCGCTGTAGTGGCTGGTGGGGAGCCTGACCGAACCACTCGGCTCCGGTCGACCGCGCCACACTGCCCAAGTCCATCTCGGCATTGTTGCCTAAGGATGCACTAAGAATCCAGTCGACTCACCCGGGAGGGCGCAGGGCAGCAAACTCGTCGGTGACGCGATAGCGCGATTCGGTGAATCGGTACAACGCCGCCGGTCGACCGCCGCTGCGGCCCGATCGGGCGGTGGTGCCGGTCCGGGTGATCACCTGTCGACGCTCCAGCACGCGCTGCAGGTTGGTCGCATCGACGGGGTGGCCCAGTGCCGCGCTGTAGATGTCACGCAACGTCGAAAGCGCGAATTCACCTGGTGCCAGCGCGAATCCAATATTCGTGTAGGACAGCTTGGCGACGAGGCGGTTGTGCGCGTGCTCGACCATCGGGCCGTGGTCGAACGCCATGGGTGGCAGATCGCTGACCGGGTGCCAGCGGGTGTCCGACGGCAGTTCCGGCGTGGCGGGGGAGGGCACCAGGCCGAGGAATGTCGAGGCGATGGTGCGGCGGCGCGGAACCCGGTCCGGGTCCGAGAACACGGCGAGTTGCTCGAGATGGGCGAGTTCGCGCAGGTCCACCTTCTCCGCGAGTTGGCGTCGGACCGAGGTCGTCATGTCCTCGTCCACGCCCAACCGGCCGCCGGGCAATGACCACTTACCGCGCTCGGGGCTGAGCGCACGCTGCCACAACAGCACGTGAAGTGCAGCTTTTCGATCGGTGCTGGGCAGGTCGGCGCGGCGCACCTGGAACACGGCGGCCAAGACCTCGTGGTCGGTGCTAATATGGGCCATGTTTTCGATTATAAGTCGAAAACCTCGACGGAGTGAAGGAGGCGGCGATGACCGTGATCGATCAGTTGCCGACGAACCATCTGATCGACCGGGTCGTTGACGGTCCGGGCGGATTCTCCGGAGTCGACGGCGACGCGGAATGGGCCGCGGAGGTGCGCCGCCTCGTCGATCTTCGCGGTGCGACGCTGCTCGCGCACAACTATCAGTTGCCGGCCATCCAGGATGTCGCCGACCACGTCGGCGACTCGCTCGCACTCTCGCGTATCGCCGCCGAAGCCCCCGAGGGCACGATCGTGTTCTGCGGGGTGCACTTCATGGCCGAGACCGCGAAGATCCTGTCGCCGGCGAAGACGGTGCTGATTCCGGACCAGCGTGCCGGATGCTCGCTGGCGGACTCGATCTCCGCCGAGGAACTGCGCGCCTGGAAAGCCGAATACCCTGGTGCCGTTGTCGTCTCGTACGTCAACACCACCGCCGCGGTCAAAGCGGAGACCGACATCTGCTGCACGTCGTCCAACGCCGTCGACGTCGTCGCCTCGATCCCCGAGGGCCGCGAAGTGCTGTTCTGCCCCGACCAGTTCCTGGGCGCGCATGTCCGCAGGGTCACCGGTCGCAAGAACATTCACGTGTGGGCGGGCGAGTGCCATGTGCACGCGGGCATCAACGGTGACGAACTCGCCGACCAGGCGCGCGCCCACCCCGACGCGGAACTGTTCGTGCACCCCGAATGTGGTTGCGCGACTTCGGCTCTCTATCTCGCGGGTGAAGGTTCCTTCCCCGCTGACCGGGTCAAGATCCTGTCCACAGGCGGGATGCTCGACGCCGCCCGCGAAACCCGGGCGCGTCAGGTTCTGGTGGCCACCGAGGTCGGCATGCTGCACCAATTGCGGCGTGCGGCACCGGATGTGGACTTCCAGGCCGTGAACGACCGCGCCTCGTGCAAGTACATGAAGATGATCACTCCGGCGGCGCTGCTGCGTTGCCTGGTCGAAGGCGCAGACGAAGTCCGGGTGGCTCCGGATGTGGCGGCGGCCGCCCGACGCAGCGTGCAGCGGATGATCGAGATCGGGCAGCCCGGCGGCGACGAATGACGCCATCCTGCGGCGGCGCCGGCATGTGGAGGCAGCGTGCCGACGTGGTCGTCATCGGCACGGGCGTCGCCGGACTTGCCGCCGCGCTGGCCGCGCACCGGCGTGGACGCAGAGTGGTGCTGCTGAGCAAAGTCGGTGAGACCGCCACGTTCTACGCACAGGGTGGGATCGCCGTTGTGCTGCCGGACGCCTTTCATGACGACGGAGACTCGATCGAGGCCCACGTCGCCGACACCCTGGCCGCGGGCGGGGGACTGTGCGATCCGGACGCTGTCCGCTCGATCGTCGCCGACGGTTACCGCGCCGTGGCCGAATTGGTCGCCGCCGGGGCACATTTTGACGAAGCGGCACCGGGGCGGTGGGCGCTGACCCGCGAGGGTGGGCATTCCCGTCGACGCATCATCCACTCCGGCGGGGACGCCACGGGCGCCGAAGTCCAGCGAGCGCTGGACTACGCTGCGACCCACCTCGACGTCCGTCGTAACCATGTGGCGCTGGAACTGCTGGTCGAGTCCGACGCCGTCGCCGGGGTGCTGGTGCTCAGCGACGACGGCCCGGGGGTCATTTACGCGCCGTCGGTCATCCTCGCCACCGGAGGCCTGGGGCACCTCTACCAGGCCACCACCAACCCCGAGGGCTCAACGGGTGACGGTGTCGCGCTGGCGATGTGGGCCGGGCTGCCGGTCACCGACCTGGAGTTCGTCCAGTTCCACCCGACCATGCTGTTCGACGTTCACGGTGGCGGGCGGCGTCCGCTGATCACCGAAGCTCTGCGCGGAGAGGGGGCGAAATTGGTTGATGCTCTGGGGGATCCGGTGACCGAAGGGGTGCACCCGATGGGCGACCTGGCGCCTCGCGACGTGGTCGCCGGCGCGATCCACGCGCGGATGAGCGCCACCGGTGATCCCTGCGTGTATCTCGATGCGCGGTCGATCACCGACTTCGCCCGACGGTTCCCGACAGTCACCGCGGCCTGCCGGCAGGCGGGTATCGATCCGACACGCCAACCGATCCCCGTGGTGCCCGGAGCCCACTACAGCTGTGGCGGAGTGCAGACGGATGTCTTCGGCCGCACCGACCTCGTGGGACTGTTCGCGGCCGGTGAGGTGGCGCGGACCGGGATGCACGGCGCCAACCGCCTGGCCTCCAACAGCCTTCTCGAGGGACTGGTCGTCGGCGGGCGTGCCGGTGACTCCGCCGCGGCTCACGCGCAGGATGCCGGCCCCCGTCCGGCGGTGACTCCGGATCTCCCGGTACGCCCCGCGATGGCCCGCGCCGACCTGCAACGCGCCATGAGCCTGCACGCATCGGTCGTGCGAAGTGGCGACGGACTACGGGACCTGGTCGATCTGCTGGACCAGGCATGTCTTCGAAAGATCGGATCTCGCACCGATTTCGAGGATGCAGCCTTGACCTCGACCGCAACCGTCGTCGCGGCGGCGGCAGCGGCACGCACAGAATCCCGCGGCTGCCATCATCGTTCGGACTTCCCTGATGTGGATCCGGCGCAGGCGGTCAGCGTGCCGCGCGCCGCTGCCGGACTGGCCCGCAGCGCGGTGGGTTGCTGATGGCACTCACCGAGATGACACTCACCGACGTCGAGCTCACCGAGGCCCGCGCGGTCATCGCCCGTGCACTGGACGAGGATCTGCGCTACGGGCCCGACGTGACCACGCTGGCCACAGTGCCCGTCGACGCGCTGACCACCGCGTCGGTGGTGTCCAGGGAGCCGGGGGTGCTCGCCGGTGTGGACCTCGCGCTGATGGTTCTCGACGAGCTGCTCGGCGTCGACGGATACCGCATCGACCATCACGAACCGGACGGCGCACGACTCGGTGCCGGCGGAGTGGCCCTGACCGTGCATGCCCCGACCCGGGGTCTGCTCACCGCCGAGCGCACGATGCTCAATCTGGTGTGTCACCTGTCGGGCATCGCCACCACCACGGCGGCCTGGGTGGAAGCGGTGTCGGGCACCTCGGCTCAGATCAGGGACACCCGTAAGACACTGCCCGGACTCCGCGCGCTGCAGAAGTACGCGGTGCGGGTGGGCGGCGGTGTCAACCACCGGATGGGCCTGGGTGACGCAGCACTGATCAAGGACAACCACGTGGCCGCCGCAGGGTCGGTGCTGGCCGCCCTGCGCGAGGTGCGCGCCGCGGCACCGGATCTCCCGTGCGAGGTCGAGGTCGATTCGCTCGAGCAACTCGACGAAGTTCTCGGCGAGGGCGTGGAACTGGTTCTGCTCGACAACTTTCCGGTGTGGCAGACGCAGATCGCCGTGCAACGCCGCGACGCACGCTCCCCGGAGACGAAGCTGGAATCGTCGGGCGGTCTGTCGCTGCACAGTGCCGCGGAGTACGCGGGCACGGGAGTGGACTACCTGGCGGTCGGCGCGCTCACGCACTCCGTGCGGGTGCTCGACCTCGGATTGGATCTCTGACGTGACCGAGCGGTCACCACGCAACGGTCTGCTCTACGCAACACTCGTGGTTGCGGTCCTGGCGCTGGCGGTGGCCGTGGTCGCGCTGATCCGGTCGGCCGATGCGACGCCCGAATACACCGAGGCGGAGCGCGGCGCCGCGCGGGACGCGACGTGCGCGGCGTTCGGGACGGTGCGCACGGGCGTTGCGACGAACACCAACCTCGACCCGCCGGGCGGGTCTGACGACATCGCCGGGGCCCTCGCGGTCGCGGCCAACGCGCGAGTGGCTCTCTACGACGGTGGGCAGTACCTGCTCGCCCGCCTGGATCCGGCGACCCCTGGTGAACTCGCCGAGCAGATCCGCACGTTCGGCAACCACCTGATGGACATCGGAGCAGCGGCGACAGCGGGGGTTCCCAACACCGACCCGGTGCAGGCCGGCCGGCTCGAGCAGGCGGAAGCCGCCGGCAACGCCATCGCCGGGCTGTGCAGCTAGTCAGGCCGCGGCGGGACCTCGGCGCACGAACACCAGAACCAGAGCGGCGGCGGCGAACAAACCGGAGAACACCCGGTTCAGCGCGGTCTGCTGGCGCGGCGTCCGCAGCCAGGTGAGCAGGCGCACCGCCAGACCGGTGTAGAGGCCCATGACAACCAGATCCACCGCGACCATGGTCGTCCCGATGGCCAGGTACTGCGGCAGCAGCGGCGAGGTCGGGACGACGAACTGCGGCATCACGGCTAGGAAGAACAGCAGGGATTTCGGATTGGTGGCGTTGACCAGGAAGCCCCGGACGACCATCGACCTGTACCCCGTACTCACGGCTCCGTCGACCTGTGCCGTCAGGTCGACGGCGACGGCCCGCCACTGCCGGATCGCCAGGTACAGCAGGTAGGCCACTCCGACCCACTTGATCACGGTGAACGCCAGCATCGAACTGGCCACCGCGGCACCCAACCCGGTGGCGACCAGTGCCAGCTGCAGCATCAGACCCACCTCGAGCCCGAGGATGTTCCAGTAGCCGCGCTTGACGCCGTGTGTCAGACCCGTCGCCATCGACTGGATCGCGCCGGCTCCCGGCGCCACGGCGATCACGATGGCCGCGCCGAAGAAGGCCAGCCACATCTGCCAGGTCACCGCGCCAGTCTGTCAGGCGATGTCCGCGACGAACACCGCAATTCTCTTCGCCTGGCGTCGTGCCATCGCCGGTAGCGCGACGACGTCGTCGCCGTTGGGCACGATCCTCGGGTTGACGATGTGGACTTCGTCACGGAACAGCGTCACGTCGGCCTCGCCGGCGGCGAGGACGTTCCTGGCCCAGTCGGTCTTGCCGTGCCCGAGCACGATCGCGAGCTCGTTGTTCTTGCGGTATGCGGTCACCACTGTCTCGTAGGGCCGACCAGACGTGCGACCTCGGTGTTTGATGACGGACAGCCCCGGCACCCGGCCCCCGAACGGTTTGAGGACCGGGTTGAGGTACTTGATCTGGATCCTGTCCAGCCACTCCGGGAACATCCGCGGTAGCTCCGACATGACGCCTCCAAATCGATTTGGCCTGCTCTGGGACAATGGTCAGCGTGAATGTAT from Mycobacterium sp. DL includes:
- a CDS encoding TetR/AcrR family transcriptional regulator C-terminal domain-containing protein; translated protein: MQLHKRDVVEAATALLDNFGIADLSMRRLARELAVSPGALYWHFANKQELLGAVADRILQPITDQPGDWRARITGVCGQLRDALLSHTDGAELVSASFAAGQSAVMGDVLARLSAAAAEAGVAAAKAELAARTVVYYVLGFTADEQSRMQWDAAGADVVQTVWTENPSARFAFGLELLVDGIAAQSRAQV
- the bioB gene encoding biotin synthase BioB, which encodes MSDILAVARQQVLERGEGLDQDQTLQVLQLPDERLDDLLALAHEVRMAWCGPDVEVEGIISLKTGGCPEDCHFCSQSGLFASPVRSAWLDIPSLVEAAKQTAKTGATEFCIVAAVRGPDERLLAQVAAGIEAIRNEVDIQIACSLGMLDQQQVDQLAAMGVHRYNHNLETARSYFTNVVTTHSWEERWGTLEMVREAGMEVCCGGILGMGESLEQRAEFAANLAELDPHEVPLNFLNPRPGTPFGDLEVLPASEALKAVAAFRLALPRTMLRFAGGREITLGDLGAKKGILGGINAVIVGNYLTTLGRPAEADLELLDDLQMPIKALNASL
- a CDS encoding DUF2567 domain-containing protein; this encodes MFAPRSGRFEGPGAVPVNEPTVSRRRAALIVVAGLTLVGALVGALWAWLAPPIRGVVALTRAGDRITASLGNESDHWFAAAFLVIGMLGVVAVVAAVLVWQWRAHRGPVMVAALAVGGVAAAAVAAGVGALAVRLRYGTIDVAAAPVTEENRVHYVVEAPAVFFGHSPLQIAATLLFPAGVAALVYLLAATATPRDDLGAWPPVEYPVLTTDRTATVADVPPVAPSSPSP
- a CDS encoding lipase family protein, which encodes MDLGSVARSTGAEWFGQAPHQPLQRRARPVVPAHDSFYQPPSGFEHALPGTVLRSRDVELAFLGFIPQKFHATQLLYRTTDLNGEPHATVTTVVVPTEKASSGPTPVVSYQCAIDAVAGRCFPSYALRRGAKALGAVAQFEFLLIVAALAEGWAVSVPDHEGPTGMWGAPYEPGYHVLDGVRAAINHNALGLTPESPIGLWGYSGGGLASAWAAEVQGTYAPELNVVGAVLGSPVGDLGHTFKRLNGSIYSALPAMVVAALTHIYPELDRIISEHATDEGKATLARIEKMTTAHAMLRLAGKDMADLIDRPLEEILLTPEVQHVFDSIKLGTCAPKPPVLIVQAVHDRIISVDDIDELTETYTRGGASVTYHRDMLSEHLLLHPMSAPMTLRWLRDRFAGRPLRAHIARTKWPTLLNPSTYRGMLTLGVITVKVMTGRRVERQPLSQFDQ
- a CDS encoding NUDIX domain-containing protein, translated to MAHISTDHEVLAAVFQVRRADLPSTDRKAALHVLLWQRALSPERGKWSLPGGRLGVDEDMTTSVRRQLAEKVDLRELAHLEQLAVFSDPDRVPRRRTIASTFLGLVPSPATPELPSDTRWHPVSDLPPMAFDHGPMVEHAHNRLVAKLSYTNIGFALAPGEFALSTLRDIYSAALGHPVDATNLQRVLERRQVITRTGTTARSGRSGGRPAALYRFTESRYRVTDEFAALRPPG
- the nadA gene encoding quinolinate synthase NadA, producing MTVIDQLPTNHLIDRVVDGPGGFSGVDGDAEWAAEVRRLVDLRGATLLAHNYQLPAIQDVADHVGDSLALSRIAAEAPEGTIVFCGVHFMAETAKILSPAKTVLIPDQRAGCSLADSISAEELRAWKAEYPGAVVVSYVNTTAAVKAETDICCTSSNAVDVVASIPEGREVLFCPDQFLGAHVRRVTGRKNIHVWAGECHVHAGINGDELADQARAHPDAELFVHPECGCATSALYLAGEGSFPADRVKILSTGGMLDAARETRARQVLVATEVGMLHQLRRAAPDVDFQAVNDRASCKYMKMITPAALLRCLVEGADEVRVAPDVAAAARRSVQRMIEIGQPGGDE
- a CDS encoding L-aspartate oxidase; the encoded protein is MTPSCGGAGMWRQRADVVVIGTGVAGLAAALAAHRRGRRVVLLSKVGETATFYAQGGIAVVLPDAFHDDGDSIEAHVADTLAAGGGLCDPDAVRSIVADGYRAVAELVAAGAHFDEAAPGRWALTREGGHSRRRIIHSGGDATGAEVQRALDYAATHLDVRRNHVALELLVESDAVAGVLVLSDDGPGVIYAPSVILATGGLGHLYQATTNPEGSTGDGVALAMWAGLPVTDLEFVQFHPTMLFDVHGGGRRPLITEALRGEGAKLVDALGDPVTEGVHPMGDLAPRDVVAGAIHARMSATGDPCVYLDARSITDFARRFPTVTAACRQAGIDPTRQPIPVVPGAHYSCGGVQTDVFGRTDLVGLFAAGEVARTGMHGANRLASNSLLEGLVVGGRAGDSAAAHAQDAGPRPAVTPDLPVRPAMARADLQRAMSLHASVVRSGDGLRDLVDLLDQACLRKIGSRTDFEDAALTSTATVVAAAAAARTESRGCHHRSDFPDVDPAQAVSVPRAAAGLARSAVGC
- the nadC gene encoding carboxylating nicotinate-nucleotide diphosphorylase; its protein translation is MTLTDVELTEARAVIARALDEDLRYGPDVTTLATVPVDALTTASVVSREPGVLAGVDLALMVLDELLGVDGYRIDHHEPDGARLGAGGVALTVHAPTRGLLTAERTMLNLVCHLSGIATTTAAWVEAVSGTSAQIRDTRKTLPGLRALQKYAVRVGGGVNHRMGLGDAALIKDNHVAAAGSVLAALREVRAAAPDLPCEVEVDSLEQLDEVLGEGVELVLLDNFPVWQTQIAVQRRDARSPETKLESSGGLSLHSAAEYAGTGVDYLAVGALTHSVRVLDLGLDL
- a CDS encoding LysE family transporter, translated to MTWQMWLAFFGAAIVIAVAPGAGAIQSMATGLTHGVKRGYWNILGLEVGLMLQLALVATGLGAAVASSMLAFTVIKWVGVAYLLYLAIRQWRAVAVDLTAQVDGAVSTGYRSMVVRGFLVNATNPKSLLFFLAVMPQFVVPTSPLLPQYLAIGTTMVAVDLVVMGLYTGLAVRLLTWLRTPRQQTALNRVFSGLFAAAALVLVFVRRGPAAA
- a CDS encoding nitroreductase family deazaflavin-dependent oxidoreductase, with translation MSELPRMFPEWLDRIQIKYLNPVLKPFGGRVPGLSVIKHRGRTSGRPYETVVTAYRKNNELAIVLGHGKTDWARNVLAAGEADVTLFRDEVHIVNPRIVPNGDDVVALPAMARRQAKRIAVFVADIA